One window of Nymphaea colorata isolate Beijing-Zhang1983 chromosome 1, ASM883128v2, whole genome shotgun sequence genomic DNA carries:
- the LOC116255365 gene encoding zeta-carotene desaturase, chloroplastic/chromoplastic isoform X1 yields MACASIPTVYTARRSGFCGESLGLPAMLLRGGKLGVRCGLETKVSDMSVNAPKGLFPPEPERYRGPKLKVAIIGAGLAGMSTAVELLDQGHEVDIYESRSFIGGKVGSFIDKRGNHIEMGLHVFFGCYNNLFRLMKKVGADQNLLVKDHVHTFVNKGGEIGELDFRFPIGAPIHGIRAFLTTNQLQTYDKARNAFALATSPIVKALIDPEGAMKDIRGLDSISFSEWFLSKGGTRLSIQRMWDPVAYALGFIDCDNISARCMLTVFGFFATKTEASLLRMLKGSPDNFLSGPIQKYIISKGGRFHLRWGCRDIYFDKSIDGETYVTGLALSKATSKQTVQADAYVAACDVPGIKKLLPLKWRQWEAFDNIYKLVGVPVITVQLRYNGWVTELQNVEKSRQLRKAAGLDNLLYTPDADFSCFADLALTSPEDYYIEGQGSLIQAVLTPGDPYMPFPNEEIIDRVQKQVLSLFPSSQGLQVIWSSVVKIGQSLYREGPGMDPFRPDQRTPVKNFFLAGSYTKQDYIDSMEGATLSGRQAAAYICNSGEELAAIRQKLAAYEAPSIPKSTNTVDELTMV; encoded by the exons ATGGCTTGCGCGTCGATTCCGACGGTGTACACGGCGAGGAGGAGCGGATTTTGTGGTGAGAGCCTGGGGTTACCGGCGATGCTCCTCCGTGGAGGGAAGTTGGGAGTTCGATGCGGTTTGGAGACAAAGGTTTCGGATATGAGTGTTAATG CTCCGAAAGGTTTGTTTCCACCAGAGCCAGAGCGCTACAGAGGACCCAAGCTTAAAGTAGCTATTATTGGAGCTGGACTTGCTGGGATGTCTACTGCAGTGGAGCTTCTGGATCAAGGTCACGAG GTTGACATTTATGAATCACGTTCCTTCATTGGTGGAAAAGTTGGTTCTTTTATAGATAAGCGTGGGAACCACATAGAGATGGGACTTCACGTATTTTTTGGTTGCTACAACAACCTTTTCCGATTGATGAAAAAG GTGGGGGCTGATCAAAATCTCCTGGTGAAGGATCATGTGCACACTTTTGTTAATAAAGGGGGAGAAATTGGTG AGCTAGATTTCCGGTTTCCAATTGGAGCACCAATTCATGGAATTAGAGCATTCTTAACTACCAATCAGCTTCAG ACATATGACAAAGCAAGGAATGCATTTGCTCTTGCAACAAGTCCAATCGTGAAGGCACTTATTGATCCTGAAGGTGCGATGAAGGACATTCGGGGCCTTGATAGT ATTAGCTTCTCCGAGTGGTTTTTGTCCAAAGGTGGAACGCGTTTAAGTATCCAAAGAATGTGGGATCCTGTTGCTTATGCCCTTGGATTTATTGATTGTGATAATATAAGTGCCCGTTGTATGCTCACTGTTTTTGGCTTCTTCGCCACTAAAACGGAGGCATCCCTGCTGCGTATGTTGAAAGGTTCTCCTGATAACTTCTTGAGTGGTCCCATACAGAAGTACATCATTAGTAAGGGAGGAAG ATTTCATCTTAGATGGGGATGTAGAGacatttattttgataaatCCATTGACGGGGAAACGTATGTTACAGGCCTTGCACTGTCAAAG GCGACAAGCAAGCAAACGGTGCAAGCAGATGCATATGTTGCAG CTTGTGATGTCCCTGGAATAAAGAAATTGCTTCCATTGAAGTGGAGACAATGGGAAGCTTTTGACAACATCTACAAGCTGGTCGGAGTGCCAGTTATCACTGTTCAACTTAGATATAATGGTTGGGTTACAGAGCTTCAAAATGTGGAAAAATCGAG GCAACTAAGAAAAGCGGCTGGATTGGATAATCTCCTTTACACCCCAGATGCagatttttcttgctttgctGACCTGGCACTCACTTCGCCAGAGGATTACTATATTGAAGGGCAAGGCTCACTGATCCA AGCTGTGCTGACACCGGGTGATCCATACATGCCTTTTCCGAATGAAGAAATTATTGATCGAGTACAGAAGCAG GTTTTGTCTTTGTTTCCATCTTCCCAAGGATTACAAGTTATATGGTCTTCAGTTGTCAAAATTGGGCAATCTTTATATCGTGAGGGTCCTGGAATGGATCCTTTTCGACCTGATCAAAGGACGCCTGTAAAGAATTTCTTTCTTGCTGGTTCTTATACGAAACAG GATTACATTGACAGTATGGAAGGGGCAACTTTATCAGGAAGACAGGCTGCAGCCTACATCTGCAACTCTGGGGAGGAGTTGGCAGCTATCAGGCAGAAGCTTGCTGCCTATGAGGCCCCATCAATTCCAAAAAGTACGAACACAGTTGATGAATTAACCATGGTCTGA
- the LOC116255365 gene encoding zeta-carotene desaturase, chloroplastic/chromoplastic isoform X2, which yields MACASIPTVYTARRSGFCGESLGLPAMLLRGGKLGVRCGLETKVSDMSVNAPKGLFPPEPERYRGPKLKVAIIGAGLAGMSTAVELLDQGHEVDIYESRSFIGGKVGSFIDKRGNHIEMGLHVFFGCYNNLFRLMKKVGADQNLLVKDHVHTFVNKGGEIGELDFRFPIGAPIHGIRAFLTTNQLQTYDKARNAFALATSPIVKALIDPEGAMKDIRGLDSATSKQTVQADAYVAACDVPGIKKLLPLKWRQWEAFDNIYKLVGVPVITVQLRYNGWVTELQNVEKSRQLRKAAGLDNLLYTPDADFSCFADLALTSPEDYYIEGQGSLIQAVLTPGDPYMPFPNEEIIDRVQKQVLSLFPSSQGLQVIWSSVVKIGQSLYREGPGMDPFRPDQRTPVKNFFLAGSYTKQDYIDSMEGATLSGRQAAAYICNSGEELAAIRQKLAAYEAPSIPKSTNTVDELTMV from the exons ATGGCTTGCGCGTCGATTCCGACGGTGTACACGGCGAGGAGGAGCGGATTTTGTGGTGAGAGCCTGGGGTTACCGGCGATGCTCCTCCGTGGAGGGAAGTTGGGAGTTCGATGCGGTTTGGAGACAAAGGTTTCGGATATGAGTGTTAATG CTCCGAAAGGTTTGTTTCCACCAGAGCCAGAGCGCTACAGAGGACCCAAGCTTAAAGTAGCTATTATTGGAGCTGGACTTGCTGGGATGTCTACTGCAGTGGAGCTTCTGGATCAAGGTCACGAG GTTGACATTTATGAATCACGTTCCTTCATTGGTGGAAAAGTTGGTTCTTTTATAGATAAGCGTGGGAACCACATAGAGATGGGACTTCACGTATTTTTTGGTTGCTACAACAACCTTTTCCGATTGATGAAAAAG GTGGGGGCTGATCAAAATCTCCTGGTGAAGGATCATGTGCACACTTTTGTTAATAAAGGGGGAGAAATTGGTG AGCTAGATTTCCGGTTTCCAATTGGAGCACCAATTCATGGAATTAGAGCATTCTTAACTACCAATCAGCTTCAG ACATATGACAAAGCAAGGAATGCATTTGCTCTTGCAACAAGTCCAATCGTGAAGGCACTTATTGATCCTGAAGGTGCGATGAAGGACATTCGGGGCCTTGATAGT GCGACAAGCAAGCAAACGGTGCAAGCAGATGCATATGTTGCAG CTTGTGATGTCCCTGGAATAAAGAAATTGCTTCCATTGAAGTGGAGACAATGGGAAGCTTTTGACAACATCTACAAGCTGGTCGGAGTGCCAGTTATCACTGTTCAACTTAGATATAATGGTTGGGTTACAGAGCTTCAAAATGTGGAAAAATCGAG GCAACTAAGAAAAGCGGCTGGATTGGATAATCTCCTTTACACCCCAGATGCagatttttcttgctttgctGACCTGGCACTCACTTCGCCAGAGGATTACTATATTGAAGGGCAAGGCTCACTGATCCA AGCTGTGCTGACACCGGGTGATCCATACATGCCTTTTCCGAATGAAGAAATTATTGATCGAGTACAGAAGCAG GTTTTGTCTTTGTTTCCATCTTCCCAAGGATTACAAGTTATATGGTCTTCAGTTGTCAAAATTGGGCAATCTTTATATCGTGAGGGTCCTGGAATGGATCCTTTTCGACCTGATCAAAGGACGCCTGTAAAGAATTTCTTTCTTGCTGGTTCTTATACGAAACAG GATTACATTGACAGTATGGAAGGGGCAACTTTATCAGGAAGACAGGCTGCAGCCTACATCTGCAACTCTGGGGAGGAGTTGGCAGCTATCAGGCAGAAGCTTGCTGCCTATGAGGCCCCATCAATTCCAAAAAGTACGAACACAGTTGATGAATTAACCATGGTCTGA